One window of the Janthinobacterium sp. PAMC25594 genome contains the following:
- a CDS encoding peptidylprolyl isomerase translates to MSNEQPAVVTEAAYLTLHYRLATVDGTDIVTTFSGNPATLMLGQGQLAPFLEQRLLGLPEGTHQTFELAAGEGFGERNPELVQSVSRATLDENSVPGADYKIGDLVDFAAPGGGRFAGVLREMREDSALFDFNHPLAGQPLRFEVKLISVL, encoded by the coding sequence ATGTCCAACGAGCAACCAGCAGTCGTCACCGAAGCGGCTTACCTCACCCTGCATTATCGTCTTGCTACTGTTGACGGTACTGATATTGTCACTACCTTTAGCGGAAATCCTGCGACCTTGATGCTGGGACAGGGCCAGCTGGCGCCATTCCTCGAGCAGCGCCTGTTGGGCTTGCCTGAAGGCACGCACCAGACGTTCGAGCTGGCCGCCGGCGAAGGCTTTGGCGAGCGCAATCCCGAGCTGGTGCAGTCCGTCTCGCGCGCGACCCTGGACGAAAATTCCGTGCCGGGCGCCGACTACAAGATCGGCGACCTGGTCGACTTCGCCGCGCCGGGCGGCGGCCGCTTTGCCGGCGTGCTGCGCGAAATGCGCGAGGATTCTGCCCTGTTCGACTTCAACCATCCGCTGGCCGGCCAGCCGCTGCGCTTTGAAGTCAAGCTCATTTCGGTCCTGTAA
- the radC gene encoding DNA repair protein RadC produces the protein MGIKDWPASERPRERLIEDGAHSLSDAELLAVFLRTGVRGKSAVELARDTVEHFGSLRGLFGASLVSFSAVHGMGSAKFAQLQAVLELARRAIIEDLQAGQALNSPHAVKDYLRLTLGNLAHEAFHVLFLDVKNRLITTQEMFRGTLTHTSVYPREVVKQALLHNAASVMLAHNHPSGTPEPSESDLLLTRALVQALSLVDVRILDHFVVAGRQVHSFAEHGQI, from the coding sequence ATGGGCATCAAGGACTGGCCGGCCAGCGAACGGCCGCGCGAACGCCTGATCGAGGATGGCGCGCACTCGCTGTCGGATGCGGAATTGCTGGCCGTCTTCCTGCGCACGGGCGTGCGCGGCAAGAGCGCGGTGGAACTGGCGCGCGACACGGTGGAGCACTTCGGCTCCCTGCGGGGCCTGTTTGGCGCCAGCCTCGTGAGTTTTTCCGCCGTACATGGCATGGGCAGCGCCAAGTTCGCCCAGCTGCAAGCGGTGCTGGAGCTGGCGCGGCGCGCCATCATCGAGGATTTGCAGGCGGGCCAGGCCCTCAATTCGCCGCACGCCGTCAAAGACTATTTGCGCCTGACCCTGGGCAACCTGGCGCACGAAGCGTTCCATGTGTTGTTTTTGGACGTCAAGAACCGCCTGATCACGACCCAGGAAATGTTTCGCGGCACTCTCACCCACACCAGCGTGTATCCGCGCGAAGTGGTGAAACAGGCGCTGCTGCACAACGCGGCCAGCGTGATGCTGGCCCATAACCACCCGTCCGGCACGCCGGAACCGAGCGAATCGGATTTACTGCTGACGCGCGCGCTGGTGCAAGCGTTGTCGCTGGTGGACGTGCGCATCCTCGACCATTTCGTCGTGGCCGGTCGGCAAGTGCATTCGTTTGCGGAACACGGCCAGATCTAG
- the ispH gene encoding 4-hydroxy-3-methylbut-2-enyl diphosphate reductase gives MDKELLLAQPRGFCAGVDRAIEIVERALQQFGAPIYVRHEIVHNAYVVADLRNKGAIFIDDLDDVPAGNTLVFSAHGVSKAVRAEAESRGLSIFDATCPLVTKVHMEVGKMRREGREIIMIGHDGHPEVEGTMGQADMGMHLVETLDDVAALQVANPDSLAYVSQTTLSVDDTSDIIAALKAKYPNIAEPKKGDICYATTNRQEAVKFMAPQVEVVIVVGSPNSSNSNRLREVAEKMGTPAYMVDNASQIDPAWLEGKLRVGVTAGASAPEVLVQAVIDRLKECGVKSVRPLDGVQEAVTFPMPKGLDGIKRDVA, from the coding sequence ATGGATAAAGAACTGTTACTGGCCCAGCCCCGCGGTTTCTGCGCGGGCGTCGACCGGGCGATCGAAATCGTCGAACGTGCCTTGCAGCAATTTGGCGCACCAATCTACGTGCGCCATGAAATCGTCCACAACGCCTATGTGGTGGCCGACTTGCGCAACAAGGGTGCGATCTTCATCGACGACCTCGATGACGTGCCTGCTGGCAATACGCTCGTGTTTTCCGCGCATGGCGTGTCGAAAGCCGTGCGCGCCGAGGCGGAATCGCGCGGCCTGAGCATTTTTGACGCGACTTGCCCCTTGGTCACCAAGGTGCACATGGAAGTGGGCAAGATGCGCCGCGAAGGCCGCGAGATCATCATGATCGGCCACGACGGCCATCCCGAGGTGGAAGGCACGATGGGGCAGGCTGATATGGGCATGCATCTGGTGGAAACGCTCGACGATGTGGCGGCATTGCAGGTTGCCAATCCGGACAGCCTGGCCTATGTTTCGCAAACAACGTTGTCAGTTGACGACACCAGCGACATTATTGCGGCCTTGAAAGCGAAATATCCGAACATCGCCGAGCCGAAAAAAGGCGACATTTGCTACGCCACCACGAACCGTCAGGAAGCCGTGAAATTCATGGCGCCGCAAGTGGAAGTGGTGATCGTCGTGGGCAGCCCGAACAGCTCGAATTCGAACCGCTTGCGCGAAGTGGCCGAGAAGATGGGCACGCCAGCCTACATGGTCGACAATGCCTCGCAGATCGATCCTGCCTGGCTGGAAGGCAAGCTGCGCGTGGGTGTGACGGCTGGCGCCTCGGCGCCCGAGGTGCTGGTGCAAGCCGTCATCGACCGCTTGAAAGAGTGTGGCGTGAAGAGCGTGCGCCCGCTCGACGGGGTGCAGGAAGCTGTCACGTTCCCGATGCCGAAAGGCCTCGATGGCATCAAGCGCGACGTGGCCTGA
- the rpmB gene encoding 50S ribosomal protein L28, producing the protein MARVCQVTGKKPMVGNNVSHANNKTKRRFLPNLQNRRIFVESENRWVSLRLSNAGLRVIDKVGIDAVLVDMRARGEKV; encoded by the coding sequence ATGGCACGTGTTTGCCAAGTCACTGGGAAGAAGCCGATGGTCGGCAACAATGTTTCCCATGCAAACAACAAAACCAAACGTCGTTTTTTGCCTAACTTGCAGAATCGTCGTATTTTTGTTGAATCTGAAAACCGCTGGGTCTCCCTGCGTTTGTCCAACGCCGGTCTGCGCGTCATCGATAAAGTCGGCATCGACGCCGTATTGGTCGATATGCGCGCTCGTGGCGAAAAAGTCTAA
- the rpmG gene encoding 50S ribosomal protein L33, translated as MAKSGRDKIKLESTAGTGHFYTTTKNKRTTPAKMEIMKFDPKARKHVTYKETKIK; from the coding sequence ATGGCAAAATCAGGCCGCGACAAAATCAAGTTAGAATCGACCGCCGGTACGGGTCACTTCTACACGACTACCAAAAACAAGCGTACGACGCCTGCGAAAATGGAGATCATGAAATTTGATCCTAAAGCACGCAAGCACGTAACGTACAAAGAAACCAAAATCAAGTAA
- a CDS encoding branched-chain amino acid ABC transporter permease yields the protein MDTFIQQIINGLVLGSMYALVALGYTMVYGVLNLINFAHGDVLMIGAMVGLTILKLLGIYVPDWPGYLKLATAILGAIPICILVNIIIERVAYRRLRNAPRLAPLITAIGVSILLQTFAMMIWTRNPLPFPQLLSTDPINIGGAVISQTQVLLLALAALSMGGLVLLVEKTRMGRAMRATAENPRVAGLMGVDSDKVIVATFAIGAALAAVAGVMWGANYASIQFSMGAIPGLKAFCAAVLGGIGNIYGAMLGGILLGIIESLGAGYIGDITGGFLGSHYQDIFAFVVLIIVLTLRPSGIMGERVADRA from the coding sequence ATGGATACATTCATCCAGCAGATCATCAACGGCTTGGTGTTGGGCAGCATGTATGCCTTAGTCGCCCTCGGTTACACAATGGTGTACGGCGTGTTGAACCTGATCAACTTCGCCCACGGCGATGTGCTCATGATCGGCGCCATGGTGGGCTTGACCATCCTCAAGCTGCTGGGCATCTATGTGCCGGACTGGCCCGGCTACCTGAAACTGGCCACCGCCATTCTCGGCGCCATTCCCATCTGTATTCTGGTCAACATCATCATCGAGCGGGTCGCCTACCGCCGCCTGCGCAACGCCCCCCGCCTCGCCCCCCTGATTACCGCCATCGGCGTCTCCATCCTCTTGCAAACCTTCGCCATGATGATCTGGACGCGCAATCCCTTGCCCTTCCCGCAATTGCTGTCGACCGACCCCATCAACATAGGCGGCGCCGTGATTTCGCAAACGCAAGTATTGCTGCTGGCCCTGGCCGCCTTGTCGATGGGCGGATTGGTGTTGCTGGTGGAAAAAACGAGAATGGGCCGCGCCATGCGCGCCACGGCGGAAAACCCCCGCGTGGCGGGACTCATGGGCGTCGATTCCGACAAGGTCATCGTCGCCACCTTTGCCATCGGCGCCGCGCTGGCGGCTGTGGCTGGCGTGATGTGGGGCGCCAACTATGCCTCGATTCAATTTTCCATGGGCGCCATCCCCGGCCTGAAGGCCTTCTGTGCGGCCGTGCTGGGCGGCATCGGCAATATCTATGGCGCCATGCTGGGCGGTATCTTGCTGGGTATTATCGAGAGCCTGGGCGCCGGCTATATCGGCGACATCACGGGCGGCTTCCTGGGCAGCCACTACCAGGATATCTTTGCCTTCGTCGTGCTGATCATCGTGCTGACCTTGCGCCCGTCCGGCATCATGGGCGAACGAGTGGCCGACCGTGCCTGA
- a CDS encoding PKD domain-containing protein — MTEPVKPDPIEKVNLVVSGTVATGKAMGGVALHAKCQVGAASAATAEDGTYKMAIPDGKLPCILQITNPSDGSMLHTVVAGEGSQAVANITPLTSMISARVLGGAAGAMFANFDASLLSKTVTAAALVHAHTDVISVLGSTLYFGSLKDFIGSPLRAASPADMGAGDAHDKALDQLSARFNQDQLHLINSALAGKQTMTEMNKLIESMKAVPDAVAGPEQRVAIGTTVTLDASASVGPVAGKLSYAWKIVTKPLASTAQLRNADTAHATFQVDRPGRYMVSVGVSDDSKVSTSYAYTDVIVAQDVPFLTTPDLIPPAGPNLSSQEYWKIEYAGTNSGYCDVFSVSRYGSSYTPGLCTSRDKLMGDFFLSGRVENDGKVTLNMRINPQAPDSTQVAAIFYGVLKADGTGGGTWSIANSAAQGSWTATRYAAEERQVSPTLSNPEAGSIAASKDAMAGIWRRPTQQVFPEFALVLPNGETAWQVSASPSPDSGSAHVFGGFVRNGNAWVLNADGKMYGSKSIDQVQASGTIVPGERIIGTLSVAGGKPITLSFDSYAVDNALALSLEDISGTYVGAGATYISPSGAISGTTERGCKLRGSIAAAIPGSKANLFRLKLTFYGPSWNPSLCNETDIGPDFDGYAYISASGTYRYMNTILRPSLLPVGFSSDKFMYIGYNLGTKIR; from the coding sequence ATGACGGAGCCCGTCAAGCCCGATCCGATTGAAAAGGTCAATTTGGTCGTGAGCGGCACCGTGGCGACGGGCAAGGCCATGGGGGGAGTTGCACTTCACGCCAAATGCCAGGTAGGCGCGGCATCCGCAGCGACCGCCGAGGACGGCACATACAAGATGGCTATTCCTGATGGGAAATTGCCTTGTATCCTGCAAATTACTAATCCATCCGATGGCTCTATGCTGCATACGGTCGTGGCAGGGGAGGGCAGTCAAGCCGTGGCCAATATCACGCCTCTGACTTCCATGATCAGCGCGCGCGTCCTGGGCGGCGCTGCCGGCGCCATGTTTGCCAATTTCGATGCGTCATTGTTGTCAAAAACTGTGACTGCTGCGGCGCTGGTACATGCGCACACGGATGTGATCAGCGTATTGGGGTCGACACTGTATTTCGGTTCCCTCAAGGACTTCATCGGTTCGCCACTGAGGGCCGCCTCGCCAGCCGATATGGGTGCTGGCGACGCACATGACAAGGCGCTTGATCAGTTGTCCGCACGCTTCAACCAGGATCAGTTGCATCTGATTAACTCTGCCTTGGCAGGCAAGCAGACGATGACTGAAATGAACAAGCTGATCGAGAGCATGAAAGCCGTTCCTGATGCCGTTGCAGGACCCGAGCAGCGCGTCGCTATCGGTACCACGGTCACGCTTGATGCCAGTGCCAGCGTCGGGCCTGTTGCCGGGAAGTTGAGCTATGCCTGGAAAATAGTGACCAAGCCGCTGGCCAGTACAGCGCAATTGCGTAATGCCGATACTGCCCACGCTACGTTTCAGGTGGACAGGCCAGGTCGCTACATGGTCAGCGTGGGTGTCAGCGACGACAGCAAGGTGTCTACCAGTTATGCCTACACCGATGTGATCGTCGCGCAGGATGTACCGTTCCTGACCACGCCTGATCTCATCCCGCCTGCCGGACCCAATCTTTCCTCTCAAGAGTATTGGAAAATCGAATATGCGGGGACGAATTCCGGCTACTGCGATGTCTTTTCGGTATCGCGTTATGGCAGTAGTTATACGCCGGGCTTATGCACGTCCCGAGACAAGCTGATGGGGGACTTTTTCCTGAGTGGACGGGTGGAGAATGATGGGAAGGTGACGCTCAATATGCGAATCAATCCGCAAGCGCCCGACAGCACGCAAGTGGCCGCCATCTTTTATGGTGTGTTAAAAGCCGATGGCACCGGGGGCGGTACCTGGAGCATTGCGAACAGCGCCGCGCAAGGCAGTTGGACCGCTACGCGCTATGCGGCAGAAGAGCGGCAGGTATCACCCACACTCAGCAATCCGGAGGCCGGTTCCATCGCCGCCAGCAAAGACGCGATGGCGGGAATCTGGCGACGGCCGACCCAGCAGGTATTTCCCGAGTTCGCGCTGGTTCTTCCGAATGGGGAAACGGCTTGGCAGGTGAGTGCGTCTCCATCGCCCGACTCGGGGTCTGCTCATGTGTTCGGCGGCTTTGTCCGCAATGGGAATGCCTGGGTACTGAATGCCGATGGCAAGATGTATGGATCGAAGAGCATCGACCAAGTGCAGGCAAGCGGCACAATTGTCCCCGGCGAGCGCATCATCGGTACTCTGAGCGTGGCCGGCGGAAAACCGATTACCTTATCTTTTGATTCCTACGCTGTGGACAATGCCCTGGCGCTAAGCCTGGAGGATATCAGCGGCACCTATGTGGGAGCGGGGGCGACGTATATTTCCCCGAGTGGTGCTATCAGCGGAACAACGGAGAGAGGCTGCAAGCTGCGCGGCAGCATTGCCGCCGCCATTCCCGGATCCAAAGCCAATCTGTTCCGCCTGAAGCTGACATTTTATGGGCCGTCGTGGAACCCCAGTCTTTGTAATGAAACGGATATCGGTCCGGATTTCGATGGTTATGCGTACATATCGGCATCGGGAACATATCGCTACATGAACACCATTCTGCGGCCTAGCCTGTTACCGGTCGGCTTCAGTTCGGATAAATTCATGTATATCGGTTATAACTTGGGCACTAAGATCCGCTAG